TTTTAACCTGAAATGAGCGATTTTTAAGAAAAGATAAAAACCAATTTAAAACCACACCGGTAATTCCAATTTCTCTCAAACGATCTATTAAAATGCAATGGTCAACGGTATCAAACGCAGACGATAAATCTAAAAGTATTAAAAAGTAACTCTGACCAGAGTCAAAACCTCTTAAAATAGTATCTGTCATGGCAATTAGGAGTAATTCTATattaaaattttttctaaaaccatattgatttggaaataaaatattattggAATCTAGAAATTCTGCTAATTGCTTCTGAACtattttttcagatattttggCCAAGAAAGATAAATTAGAAATGGGCCTATAACTGCTAAATTGCGATGAAtctagatttgttttttttattacaggTTGAATAAGGGCATTTTTTAATACTTCAGGAACAGTACCCTCAATTAATGATTGATTAATAATAGTGGTAATCGATGGGGCAATCAGATTTGCAATTATTTATAGAGTTGGAATAGGAATGGAATCAATCGGGTGCGGGGctggatttaaattttttattaatttttctatttcAAAAACGGATGTAGAATCAAAGGTATCCCAGGATATGCCTTCTTTTATAATCATTTTAACATTCTGGTTTGAACttgatttaaaatttgcatttaagatgtcaattttatttttaaaatataaggcTATCTCATCACACTTGTATTCTGGGAGCAAACTATTCACTTGAAGGGGTTGTTTGGTTAATTGTTTAACGATTGAAAAGAGTATTTTTGGATTATATTGGTAttgctgtatttttttattatagaaatctttttttgctgtGTTAATGTTCTTTTTGTACTGATTCAGGGCTATTCGAAAAGATGTTAAcgtataatttttttattttttatccagTTTTGTTCCAATTTACGTAATGCTATTTTCTGTATACGTAATTGTTTAGTATACCATGGATTTTGATTATCTTTTGGTTTAattctaatttttttaaaataatttgagtAAGAAGTTTAAGATAAGGAGGTTCCCTTTCTTGTGTTAGTAGTGAGGATATGACACTATAATAATTTGAGTAAGTAGAATAATTTGAGTAAGGCGTTTAAGGTAAGAAGGTTCCCTTTATTGTGTTAGTAGTGAGGATATGGCACTATAATAATTTGAGTAAGTAGTATAATTTGAGTAAGAAGTTTAAGATAAGGAGGTTCCCTTTGTTGTGTTAGTAGCAAGGATATGGCACTATAATAATTTGAGTAAGTAGTATAATTTAAGTAAGACGTTTAAGGTAAGGAGGTTCCCTTTCTTGTGTTAGTAGTGAGGATATGGCACTATAATAATTTGAGTAGGTAGTATAATTTGAGTAAGAAGTTTAAGATAAGGAGGTTACCTTTGTTGTGTTAGTAGCAGGATATGGCACTATAATAATTTGAGTAAGTAGTCTAATTTGAGTAAGAAGTTTAAGATAAGCAGGTTCCCTTTCTTGTGTTAGTAGTGAGGATATGACACTATAATAATTTGAGTAAGTAGTATAATTTGAGTAAGGCGTTTAAGGTAAGGAGGTTCCCTTTCTTGTGTTAGTAGTGAGGATATGGCACTATAATAATTTGAGTAAGTAGTATAATTTGAATAAGACTTTAAGGTAAGAAGGTTCCCTTTATTGTGTTAGTAGCAAGGATATGGCACTGTAATTTGAGTAAGTAGTATAATTTGAGTAAGACGTTTAAGGTAAGAAGGTTCCCTTTATTGTGTTAGTAGCGAGGATATGGCACTATAATAATTTGAGTAAGTAATAATATTTGAGTAAGAAATTTAAGATAAGGAGGTTCTCTTTGTTGTGTTAGTAGTAGTGAGGGGTGGGTATTCTGATAATTTAAGTAAGGTTCTATCGAAAAGGAATGTTCTTTTCTTAATTTGGGCATTGTGGACTGGATGTGAAACTCAGTAGGTACAGAAATGTAAGTTAGGTTGTTAAAGGCGTGTTTCCTTGTCCACTTGGTGAAGGGAATATGCTATACAGGGAATGAGTGTAACATACTTGGATGAGAAATGTTTTGTTGTTGGGATAAGAATAGTGATGAGGTAATGTGTGTAAGGCACCTTGGACTCGAGTTTTATAAACCTTCAGTAGGGTAAGATAAATGGTTAAATTTAACTGGTTATGTTTGGCAGATATTCAACTACATTTATTCAGCTAGTAGTGCAACTGAATATTTGGCTAGATCTACATGCTTAAAATTTGAGTGGGTAGGTTCAGCCCTGCTAAATTTAGCCTGTTAGTATTGAATATCATGCAAAACAGCAAAATTTGAATGTCCATATCAGGAGTGCCTTCCACCTGGCCCCTTTTGTAAATGGTTAAATTTGTGCGGGTTGAAATTTAAATATACAAATTTAGGCAGTTAGAGGGTAACTGGGTAGATTTATGTGGCTTAATCCCAATTTTAGCCGAtaatatcttttgaatatcaactccTTAGAGGAAGGAGGGACCCTTTGCTGGACTGAGAGCAATGATTGGGACGTGAGTTTTAGAATTACTCCAGGAAATTCTCTAACCTACATCCAAATATCTCTCAGCACCTTGTTGCTAGGAGGTTTGGGGGCTGAGGACACACAGCTGTGCGATTCCCTCCCTTATCACTTGTATGTTATCCCCCTGCTGCCCTGGCAcaatcctctccctccttctcctgcGATGATACTATCCCTCACCCCTAGGTAAAACTTCTCCCCTAACCCCAGGAGATGCGAGTCTCCCCCTACTCTTCTCCTGCTAgtggaaaagaagagaagaaTGATTGCcccggggaggggaagagggaagagttaGGAGGAGGGTCACACCCTGGCAGGACAAGAAGTTGCCTTTTCTGTGGCACAGCAAGGAAGATCGATGACGTGGGCAGGCTGAATGGGCAAGCAGCCCACTGGTTATTGTGAACCACTTGCCAGTATGACAGAAGTTGCCGATGCAGAGGCCCTGGGGCAGACCCTTCCCTTTTGTATTCTTTATGTTGTTTCTAAGTGCAGTATTTgatgcctcctctctctctccttctttctatAGGAACCCTGTTTACCAGTCATGTGATTGACTTTGATGCCAGAAGATCCACAGTAGATTTGTTGATTGAGGCCCGTGATCATGGCACTCCCAGCCTTTCCTCTTACACTACTATCCAGATCCAGGTGCAAGATGTAAATGACAATTCGCCTTATTTCCACCAGTCCCAATACAACAGATCTGTGTCTGAGGACCTACAGCCTGGCACCACTATTTTAACCCTAGAGGCAACTGACCATGACATGTCCAGAGAGAATGCTGGTTTTGACTATACCATCCTGAGTGGGAACAGTGGGAATGCCTTCCAGGTGGAAAGTAATGTGCGGTTTGTAGATGGGCACTTTCAGACTATTGGTACTCTTATCCTGGTAGATACGTTGGATTTTGAAATGATACCACTCTATAACCTCACCATTGCTGCCTCAGATCGTGGTATGCCACAAAGAAGTACAACTGTGCCAGTGGTGATAACtgtcctggatgtgaatgataACCCTCCAGTGTTCCCCCGTTCTGAGTACAGTATCCTCATAAGTGAGAGTGCCCCAGTTAGCACCGAGGTCCTACGTGTTGCTGCTCATGATTCAGACTCTATCCCCAATGGCCTCATTCACTATACGATCAGCTCTGGAGATCAAAACCAGCTCTTCCATATCAATGAGATGTCAGGCGCTATCCGACTCTTAAAGCCACTGGACAGGGAGGCTCAGGATGTCCATGTGTTGGTAGTGCATGCATCAGACACCCTAGGCCCTCGTGGCAACTTTGCTTTGGTGCCAGTCACCATAGAGGTGAAGGATATCAATGACAACCGGCCATATTTCCCTGTAGAGACTTTAACCACTAGCATCAGGGAAAATCAGCCACCAAACACCATTGTAACCATCATCCATGCCATAGACTTTGACACTGGCATCTACGGGCAGCTTTACTACACTGTGATGGATCTATCAATGAATGAACCtggtgtgggggaagggagagagctcTTTTCACTCAATGAAACCTCAGGAGAGCTACGATCCAAACTTACATTTGACTATGAGAGAACCAAAACATTTAAGCTAGTAGTGAAAGCAATGGACACTGGAAACTTTTCAGCTACTGTCACTTTGCAGGTTTTAGTGATGGGAGAGGATGAGTATGACCCTGTGTTCTTGGCACCGACATTCAACTTTGAAGTCTCAGAAGGGGCCCAGAAGGGTCAGAGTATTGGCCATGTATTGGCTACTGATGAAGATGAAGGAGTAGATGGAGTTGTCCTCTACTCTTTTGCAAAGCCTTCACCATATTTTGGAATTAATGAGACCACTGGCCACATCTACCTCAAAATAGACAGCCAACAGCACCACAGCAGCCGTGCCAAGCGGGAAACAAGAGAAATGACCATGGATATCCATGCTCGCAGCCCTCTACCCAGCTCCCGTATGGCCACTTCTCAGGTCATTGTGGATGTCACTCATACCTCCTTTGGCCTGGCACCTGACCTTAATCTGCTGCTGGTGATTGCAGTGGCAGCTTCCCTGGGAGTGGTTGTGGTTCTTGCTGTGGTAGCTATTGTACTGATGATATGCCGCTCCCACCGTACAAAGAGAAAGAAAGCTGAGACAGACTCCGAGCTCAACAATATGCAGGCCAACTCCATGCAGAAGCTCAGGCACGAAGGCTCTACTCTGGCTAGCAGTGACCACATTTACCACCAAGCCCTGCCTGGTTACTCAACTGAACAAACTGTGATTAGTGGGAGTTACACCCGAGGTGGCTCCTTAGACCCATCCCACTCCAGTGGCCGTGGCTCAGCAGAGGCTGCAGAAGATGATGAAATCCGAATGATCAATGAATACCCACGGGTGGCCAGTATTACATCATCTATACAGGACCATATTGCTGCACGAGGACCTGATTCTGGCATTCAACAGGATGCTGACCAGCTCTCCGACATCTCATGTGACCCAGGCATGGAGACAGTCCAATGGTTTAAGAACAAAAAAGGTTCTGGCTTTGTGATTGCAGGTCAGCCACAGCTCTACCGCGATGATGGTGGTGGCTTTATAAGCATTGGATGTGGCTTAAACATGTCGCACTCCAAGGACTATTCCTTTCCTGAAGATGGGAAGCCGTCTGTTGAGGGCTCTCTGACTGCTATCGTTGCCAGCGATGAAGAGTTAAGAGGCAGCTACAACTGGGACTACTTATTGAATTGGTGTCCTCAGTTTCAGCCCTTGGCTAGTGTGTTCACTGAGATTGCTCGACTCAAGGATGAGACCACCCTTAGGAGACCCTTTCAACCAAAACCCAAAGCAGAACCAAAACCCCGCATCGACCCACCACCATTGATCACATCAGTGGCCCACCCAGGGGCCAAGTCCGTTCCTCCTAAACCCGCTATTGGAAGGACCTTCCCCCACTTGTCTTCTCTCCGACGTTCCCCCATCAGTTATGAGGGTTCTATTTCCTCCTCTGCCATGTCCCCCAGCTTTTCCCCGTCTCTTTCTCCTCTGGCTGCTAGATCCCCAGTGGTGTCTCCCTTTGGGGTCTCACAGGGGCCTTCTGCCTCTATAATCAGCACTGAACATTCATTGGACAATCCAGAAGAGGCAGAGCTAAGGATTTAACCCTTGTCTTCCTGTGTgtgagggtgggagaggggtctgaaatatttaatagaacaaagaataTAAATCTTCATGTTGCAGTGAAGGCCAAAACTTGTCTATGCTAAGACATCAGTAGAGGATTCTTTCTTTAGTATCCTTATTATACCCCGCTAATGGAGTCAGAGGGGCATCTGTTGTAAAATTGCCCATGGTTACAGGAATGAGAACCCATCACATGCACTGTTTGCAGCTGCCACACATTGGCTTCCTGAAGTGTAACAGAGCTAACACCTCTGAGACTGGTGAAACCGTTGTTTTattccttctcccttctctgtCTTCACACAGATAGAATTCATAATGCAATAGCCTGGGTATGGTATTCCACTCATTTAGGcccatcacacacagctctggcCATACTTGTGTTCCATGAGCTTTTATTCACAAAGACTGCTCTACCTACTAAGGACGTCTCGTGCACTAGAGGGAGGGCTGCATGTGAAGAAGTGACTCCCATATCCACTGAGTATGTACTACAGAGAGTTGTTCTATATGCACTACAGAGAGTTGTACTATATGCAGTACAGAGAGAGCTATGTGTATTCAAGTGACTCCTATATCCACCGAGTATGTACTACAGAGAGTTGTACTATATGCACTACAGAGAGAGCTATGTGTGTTCAAGTGACTCCTGTATCCACTGAGTATGTACTACAGAGAGTTGTACTATATGCACTATAGAGAGAGCTATGTGTGTTCAAGTGACTCCTGTATCCACTGAGTATGTACTACAGAGAGTTGTACTATATGCACTATAGAGAGAGCTATGTGTATTCAAATGACTCCCATATCCACTGAGTATGTTACATGTGCTAGAAGGAGGGCTGTGTGTAAACATGTAGCCCAGGCCTGCTTAAGGAAGTGAGGCTAGgcatttctctctccctcctctttgaTCAAGGTTTATAGGGAGCTTGCATCCTAAGCAAGTATGCCCAGGACACTGAGAAGTTAAGAGCAGCATTGTGATACAACAACTTAGCAACAATCCTCACAATCATTTGTAACTCCACTGCACTTGAAGCACTCTGAGGTACCTGCAgcatctcctccccaccctcactTGCTCACCATAAGCTTCCTACAGCCAAGAACCTGTCCTCACACCTTCACCATCTTCCTCCTACAGCTCAGGGGCCCATTCTGTCTGTCTCCTTCACTCTTGCCAGCCCTGGTGGCATCTCACCTTGGGCATGATCATACAGTAGTTGGTGATGCTAGGAATTACCTATTTGCCAGCAGTTTCAGGGCTACGATGCAGTGACTCACAGCAAGGAGGAATCCCCGAGACAAGCACCAGGACTGAAATATCAAGTGGATGGCTTCTCTCCCGGACAGTTTGAATATTATCCTATATATTATTTAGTctttaaatgaaaacattttcaccTCAGGCTTGTTTGTAGACCCCTATCCTGAATCTATTGGAGAGCTTTCTTGCTAAGGTTACGTTGTCTGCTATGCAACCCACATGTGAGGACAGTGGCGGGCACCACCTCATTAAAATGCTGAATAATCAACAGGAGCCACCCAGATCCACTTGTGTGGGAACAATCCACATGGACGTGGCCATCTGTAGGACTAATTGAGTGGGAAAGGAACCAGAGCAATTCAGCAGACAGAAAGTGTGAGCCTTCTCCAAGACGGGCCTTGTTCATTGTAATAGTTATAGTTTAATCTGATTTTGATTCAGGGCACAGGTCCAGAGATCCAGATTGTCTAGTTGGCTAATGGCAGGTCCTCCAACGCTTTCTATGGAATCTCCCTCTGATACTCTGTAAACAGAATATTTCTGAGATCTGCCACATGAAGGCCACGTGAAATGGAGCTGGAAGGAAGAGGGCCAGTCCAGCCTCACGGGTTCAAGGGCTAAGAAATGTTGATGAATGTTTTCTTATAGCCGTGTTCCTCTGTTGCACTTCTCATGTCAGTGTTGTGAAGGGAAACACGATGGCACATTTTCCTCCTCCTGAAAGCTCCATCAGATAGATTTTCTAGAATAGGAAACGATGGTCCTTTAGGAGAGCAGAGAGCAGCAGTACACAGTAGTGTAGAGCTGCAGGTCTGTGGAAAGAGGGATAGACATTACTACAGGAACAGAGTAATAACAGCTTTTAAGACTGAAGATGGGAGGAGGGGCGCAGAGAAGATACTAGCTGACAGCAGGGAGATAGGACCCTAGCAGAGAAGAGAGGAAGCAGAGCTGATCCTTGCTAAGAGGAGAAGCAGGGTTGACTCTAGATGAGGGCAGAGAAAGCAGGGTTGACTTTAGCTGAGGGCAAAGGAAGGAGGGTTGACTCTAGATGAGGGCAAAGGAAGCAGGGTTGACTCTAGGTGAGGACACAGGGTTGATTTTAGCTGAGGGCAATGAAAGCAGGATTGACTCTAGGTGAGGGCAGAGGAAGCAGGGTTGACTGTAGATGAGGGCTGGAGAAGCAGGGTTGACTGTAGATGAGGGCATAGGAAGCAGAGTTGACTCTAGAAGAAAACAGAGCAGGGTTGACCCTTGTTGAGGGACGAGGAAAGACAGTAACTGAGGGCTGAGGGAATAGAAGGAGCAGAGTTGACCCTAGGTGCAGGCAGAGAAAGGGTTAAGCAGACagcaattttgaaagccattcgTCTGGCTAAATCATGACGTGTCCGATATTGCTTTCCTCTGCACAGGCTTCCATAGCACATTCTGTTAGCTAGTTTGAGGGAAGACATTgctgggggcagggagaggaccggggggggggggggggggtggaaaacaCTGCACATAGATTGGATTTTCAAGTGTATGCAAACTTTTGCCCACAAGAAAAGCAGGTATAATGTCTGCAGATACTTTGTATTCAAGGGGAGAGGAATGACTTagaaagtctgcaggtactttgcaGCTGGGTTGGCTGTCTGAGAAGCAGGGAGAACAGGAGTAAGCACTCTCTGGGTAGCATGTCTGCCCTCCTctgccttttcctattttcttgcaCAATGCCTCCAGCATCTCTGCTCTCCTCTTCTGTACTCTGCCCTGCTCTTAGTCCCTTTGGTCCAGTTATAAAGCCAGCTGCTGCCAGTCATGAGTATAAAGGCATCAGGGGGTTCAGCTGCTCCTGGAGCTCTGGGAATTAAGCGATTGCTCCCCTCTCTCTTAGGTCTGCCTGTGCCTTTCTTCTCTTGCACGTTGCTCAGGTTTACAGAGCTTCACCGTGCCTGGCTCCTGCTCAGCACCGTTGCTCTCCTTATTATTATTCTCATTTCATGTTCATTAAGCCTGGAGCTTCCAGGACTTTTCCACACCTACTTTAATGAAGCAATAAGCAACTTGCTAAAACTCTGTGCTGCCTCCACATGGAAGTGACTTTACTCTAAATACAGAGATTCAGAGAAATATTGTGCGTGGGTACAGCTTCTGTGCATGAATAGCAATGAACTGACACTTGCTGTGGTCCTGTAGGGAAGGCGCTAGCTGTGCTCCTCCAATCTAGACCATGATCAAGAATGATTCTAGGTCTGTTTCTAGTGCCTTAGCAGGTTCCTTCTCCCCATttaatttatattaatatttCTGAGCCTGTCATTACCACTGGGGAAGCTTCTGTGTCCAGCCCCTGAAGGCAGGCTGGCAAGGTAGGGATAGCAGAGACAATCCACACTCAGCTCTCACCGGGCAGGGGCATTGCTTCCATTCTACCTATAAAGCAGGTGTGGGTCATTAACACAggatgcaaagtgcatgcaggtGAGGAAAATGTGGAGCAGAGCCCAGTGTAAAACATAAAGGGAGGTTGCAGTACTGAGCAGTATTAGAACACAGAGCCCTGTATGGGGGAGGGGTAAATCCAGGGCTGATCAGTATTAGAACACAGAACCCTGTATGGGGGAGGGGTAAATCCAGGGCTGATCAGTATTAGAACACAGAACCCTGTATGGGGGAGGGGTAAATCCAGGGCTGGTCGGTATTAGAACACAGAGCCCTGTATGGGGGAGGGGTAAATCCAGGACTGATCAGTATTAGAACACAGAGCCCTGCATGGGGGAGGGGTAAATCCAGGGCTGATCAGTATTAGAACACAGAGCCCTGCATGGGGGAGGGGTAAATCCAGGACTGATCAGTATTAGAACACAGAGCCCTGTATGGGGGAGGGGTAAATCCAGGACTGATCAGTATTAGAACACAGAGCCCTGCATGGGGGAGGGGTAAATCCAGGGCTGATCAGTATTAGAACACAGAGCCCTGTATGGGGGAGGGGTAAATCCAGGACTGATCAGTATTAGAACACAGAGCCCTGCATGGGGGAGGGGTAAATCCAGGGCTGATCAGTATTAGAACACAGAGCCCTGCATGGGGGAGGGGTAAATCCAGGACTGATCAGTATTAGAACACAGAGCCCTGCATGGGGGAGGGGTAAATCCAGGACTGATCGGTATTAGAACACAGAGCCCTGCATGGGGGAGGGGTAAATCCAGGACTGATCAGTATTAGAACACAGAGCCCTGCATGGGGGAGGGGTAAATCCAGGGCTGATCGGTATTAGATCACAGAGCCCTGTATGGAGGAGGGGTAAATCCAGGGCTGATCGGTATTAGAACACAGAGCCCTGTATGGAGGAGGGGTAAATCCAGGGCTGATCAGTATTAGAACACAGAGCCCTGTATGGGGGAGGGGTAAATCCAGGGCTGATCAGTATTAGAACACAGAGCCCTGTATGGGGGAGGGGTAAATCCAGGACTGATCAGTATTAGAACACAGAGCCCTGTATGGGGGAGGGGTAAATCCAGGGCTGATCGGTATTAGATCACAGAGCcctgtatggggggaggggtaaaTCCAGGGCTGATCAGTATTAGAACACAGAGCCCTGTATGGGGGAGGGGTAAATCCAGGACTGATCAGTATTAGAACACAGAGCCCTGTATGGGGGAGGGGTAAATCCAGGGCTGATCGGTATTAGATCACAGAGCCCTGTATGGGGGAGGGGTAAATCCAGGGCTGATCAGTATTAGAACACAGAGCCCTGTATGGGGGAGGGGTAAATCCAGGACTGATCAGTATTAGAACACAGAGCCCTGTATGGGGGAGGGGTAAATCCAGGACTGATCAGTATTAGATCACAGAGCCCTGTAAGGGGGAGGGGTAAATCCAGGACTGATCAGTATTAGAACACAGAGCCCTATAAGGGGGAGGGGTAAATCCAGGACTGATCAGTATTAGATCACAGAGCCCTGTAAGGGGGAGGGGTAAATCCAGGACTGATCAGTATTAGAACACAGAGCCCTGTATGGGGGAGGGGTAAATCCAGGGCTGATCGGTATTAGAACACAGAGCCCTGTATGAGGGAGGGGTAAATCCAGGACTGATCAGTATTAGAATACAGAGCCCTATAAGGGGGTATTTGTAGAATGGGGCAGGGATCCAGTAGAATACAGAGCCCTATAAGAGGGTATTTGTAGAATGGGGCAGGGATCCAGTAGAATACAGAGCCCTATAAGAGGGTATTTGTAGAATGGGGCAGGGATCCAGTAGAATACAGAGCCCTGTAAGGGGGTATTTGTAGAATGGGGCAGGGATCCAGTAGAATACAGAGCCCTGTAAGGGGGTATTTGTAGAATGGGGCAGGGATCcagtagaatacagagctttaTAAGAGGATATTTGTAGAAAGGGGCAGGGTTCcagtagaatacagagctttaTAAGAGGGTATTTGTAGAAAGGGGCAGGGTTCCAGTAGAATACAGAGCCCTATAAGAGGGTATTTGTAGAATGGGGCAGGGATCCAGTAGAATACAGCCCTGTATGGGGGAGGGGCCCTGTAAGGGGGTATTGACAGGGTAGGGGGATTCAGTAACAGTCACTTTTAAAATATAGAGCCATATAAAAGGGAAATAGCAGGATGAGGAGAGAGTTAAAATAAGAAGTGTCATATGGGAgcagagcaaggtccatcaagctcagcatcctggcTCCCTCAGTGGCCATTCCAGATCTTGGTGAGAGAAGCATTTCCCAGAAATCAGAGGTTGTGATCCAGCACTAGTCAGTTTTAAAACACAGACATATGGCGGGATGGGAGAGAGACCACTGTTTAGGACCCCACAGTCATGCAGTCACAGTTTGTGAGTAAAGGTAATAAGATGTACACACCCTGTCCACAACAACAACCCACTCCACACCTGCAATGGACTCATCCTGTAGCAAGGTCACACTCTCCGTGGCCTCTTCACATTGTGCTCTGTTATGCTATGCTACATGGCAGGGTGATGTTTTCTGTGgcctcctcgcagtgtgctctgTTACTGTGAATCACATGGCAGGGTCATGCTGTCCATAGCACCTTCATGTTGTGCTGCATTTGTGATATGTCACGTGGCAGTCATACTTTCTGTGGCCTCTTCACATTGTGCTCTGTTATGCTATGCTACATGGCAGGGTGATGTTTTCTGTGgcctcctcgcagtgtgctctgTTACTGTGAATCACATGGCAGGGTCATGCTGTCCATAGCACCTTCATGTTGTGCTGCATTTGTGATATGTCACGTGGCAGTCATACTTTCTGTGGCCTCTTCACATTGTGCTCTGTTATGCTATGCTACATGGCAGGGTGATGTTTTCTGTGGCCTCCTCGCAGCGTGCTCTGTTACTGTGAATCACATGGCAGGGTCATGCTGTCCATAGCACCTTCATGTTGTGCTGCATTTGTGATATGTCACGTGGCAGTCATACGTTTTGTGGCCTCTTCACATTGTGCTCTGTTATGCTATGCTACATGGCAGGGTGATGTTTTCTGTGGCCTCCTCGCAGCGTGCTCTGTTACTGTGAATCACATGGCAGGGTCATGCTGTCCATAGCACCTTCATATTGTGCTGCATTTGTGGTATGTCACGTGGCAGTCATACTTTCTGTGGCCTCTTCTCATTGTGCTGTGTTATGGTGAATCATGTGGCAGGGCCATGCTTTCTGTGACTTCCTCATGCCTGTTATGATGAATTACATGATATGGTCACACTCTCTGTTGTCTCTGTGGCCTCCTCACATCATGTTCTGTTAGGATGAATCAATCACATGGTAGGGCCACACTTTATGTGGCCTCCTCACATTGTTCTCTGTTGTGTCACATGACTGGGTCACACTTTCTGTGGCTGCCTCCTGCTGTGCTCTGTTATGGTGAATCATGTGACAGAGTCTGTGGCCTCCTCACGTAATGCTCTGTAATTATGTCACGTGGCAGGGTCACGTTCTCTGTGGTTAACGGGGAAAGTGATGACACTCACTCTCAGTGTTGACCTGGTTGCCTCTTGTGGCTTTTAATGGTTAATGAACGGTGAGTGTGCCACAGGCCATGGCTCTACTATCTGTTTCctgaagttttatttatttttcacttacCAGAAGAACAGtctgtgtttgttttattactattattatttgtattaatCTTGAGGCTCATTGTGTCACTTCCTTTGGGCTGTTTAGAAGGGTGACATTAAAATCCAAGTGCCAACTTttataaaagaagaaaacaaaacaatacttTTTAATAATAAACCTGATCATGtttgtaaaaaagaaaatgagtTGGTTTTCTGTCTGGCTAGAATGTTTGTTTGCATGTGAGACTTGCACCAGGGAGCACAGGGCAGAGCTTGCTGAAATCTGCGAGTAGAGAAAGTCAAAACGTCCTTAACCATTGTCTGCCAACAGCATCAATCACGTCACTTCATCAGGttcaacaagcccagcatcccatctccaacagtggccaaatccagtggctttcccaagtctacatggctaataatggtttacaaaCTTTTCCCCAAAAGAACAATTCTTAGAACTAACAACTATGCAAACTATGATAATCTATGGAGCttgaataaaaacaa
This sequence is a window from Rhinatrema bivittatum chromosome 5, aRhiBiv1.1, whole genome shotgun sequence. Protein-coding genes within it:
- the LOC115091554 gene encoding protocadherin-16-like; translated protein: MVWVREQSCKGTAVLTVHAVHVGGSSGRITYSFVSGNENAALQIHPGTGEISVHNSASLDFEFIPKLRLVIQAEASSSYGFMVINLNLQDMNDNLPRFQLQNYVAFIWEAQGYGSPVIQVLAYDLDQGQNGQLTYSINHSLPMKGLYDIDSQTGAITTAAILDREIWSQTQLVVTAIDRGSPPLMGSAVLTVLVMDLNDNSPTIPLPREVRIPENTLVGTMITQVTGNDVDSGPALSYALLLDSVSRETFSILPYGGQISLTQALDFEDRSWYTLTVRSSDSKHETQANVTIIVEDINDNAPEFMQELYQVILLEHTPPGSSIITVTATDRDNADNGKVTYRLTSVTNNAFFIDPDNGTLFTSHVIDFDARRSTVDLLIEARDHGTPSLSSYTTIQIQVQDVNDNSPYFHQSQYNRSVSEDLQPGTTILTLEATDHDMSRENAGFDYTILSGNSGNAFQVESNVRFVDGHFQTIGTLILVDTLDFEMIPLYNLTIAASDRGMPQRSTTVPVVITVLDVNDNPPVFPRSEYSILISESAPVSTEVLRVAAHDSDSIPNGLIHYTISSGDQNQLFHINEMSGAIRLLKPLDREAQDVHVLVVHASDTLGPRGNFALVPVTIEVKDINDNRPYFPVETLTTSIRENQPPNTIVTIIHAIDFDTGIYGQLYYTVMDLSMNEPGVGEGRELFSLNETSGELRSKLTFDYERTKTFKLVVKAMDTGNFSATVTLQVLVMGEDEYDPVFLAPTFNFEVSEGAQKGQSIGHVLATDEDEGVDGVVLYSFAKPSPYFGINETTGHIYLKIDSQQHHSSRAKRETREMTMDIHARSPLPSSRMATSQVIVDVTHTSFGLAPDLNLLLVIAVAASLGVVVVLAVVAIVLMICRSHRTKRKKAETDSELNNMQANSMQKLRHEGSTLASSDHIYHQALPGYSTEQTVISGSYTRGGSLDPSHSSGRGSAEAAEDDEIRMINEYPRVASITSSIQDHIAARGPDSGIQQDADQLSDISCDPGMETVQWFKNKKGSGFVIAGQPQLYRDDGGGFISIGCGLNMSHSKDYSFPEDGKPSVEGSLTAIVASDEELRGSYNWDYLLNWCPQFQPLASVFTEIARLKDETTLRRPFQPKPKAEPKPRIDPPPLITSVAHPGAKSVPPKPAIGRTFPHLSSLRRSPISYEGSISSSAMSPSFSPSLSPLAARSPVVSPFGVSQGPSASIISTEHSLDNPEEAELRI